Sequence from the Nocardiopsis sp. YSL2 genome:
CGTCGTCGATCCCCGGGTCGCAGTCAACGAACACGCGCATGGACAAGGAAGCTCCCCCGAAAGACGGCACGGCCCCGGACCGGGGCCTTGATACCCACCAGGGTAGGCGCCCGATTCGCCCTGTTGTGACCGCTCGGACGGACCCCGTACGGCTACGGCGTCGGCGCCCGTCCGACGTCGCCCGTAACCTGTAACGGTGTCCTCCCAAGAGCAGCTTCTCGAAGGTCTGAACGGTCCCCAGCGCGACGCCGTCACCCACAGTGGCGCACCGCTCCTGATCGTGGCGGGTGCCGGGTCGGGCAAGACCCGCGTCCTCACCCACCGCATCGCCTACCTCATGGCCGAACGCGGTGTGCGCCCCGGCGAGATCCTCGCCATCACCTTCACGAACAAGGCCGCGGCCGAGATGAAGGAGCGCATCGAGGCCCTGCTCGGGACCCGCGCCGCGAACACCATGTGGACCATGACCTTCCACTCCGCGTGTGTGCGCGTGCTGCGCAGGGAGGGCCACCGGCTCGGCTATCCGAGCAGCTTCACGATCTACGACTCCAACGACTCCGCGCGCCTGATGCAGCTGGTGTGCAAGGAGATGGACCTGGACCCCAAGCGGTTCCCGCCCAAGGCGTTCTCCGCGCAGGTGTCCAACCTCAAGAACGAGCTGGTCGACTACGACACGTTCGCCGAGCAGGCCCAGACCGAGCAGGAGAAGAAGCTCGCCGAGGCCTACCAGCTCTACCAGCGCCGCCTGCACGAGGCCGGCGCGATGGACTTCGACGACCTGATCATGATCACGGTCAACCTGTTCCAGATGTTCCCGGACGTCGTCGAGCACTACCGGCGGCGGTTCCGACACGTCATGGTCGACGAGTACCAGGACACCAACCACGCCCAGTACGTGTTCGTCCGCGAACTGGTGGGCGCGGCCGAGGACTCCGACACCAGCGTCGTCCCGCCCGCCGAGCTGTGCGTGGTGGGCGACGCCGACCAGTCGATCTACGCCTTCCGTGGCGCCACCATCCGCAACATCCTGGAGTTCGAGCGCGACTTCCCCGACGCGCGCACGATCCTGCTGGAGCAGAACTACCGCTCCACCCAGAACATCCTGTCGGCGGCCAACGCCGTGATCGACCGCAACGAGGGCCGCCCGGCCAAGAGCCTGTGGTCGGAGCAGGGCGAGGGGCCCGCGATCACCGGCTACGTCGCCGACAACGAGCACGACGAGGCCGCGTTCGTGGTGGGGGAGATCGACCGCCTCACCGACGACGGGACACTCCGTCCCGGCCAGGTGGCGGTGTTCTACCGGACCAACGCGCAGTCCCGGGTGTTCGAGGACGTGTTCATCCGGACCGGGCTCCCGTACAAGATCGTCGGGGGCGTGCGCTTCTACGAGCGCAAGGAGATCCGCGACATCCTCGCCTACCTGCGGGTGCTGGCCAACCCCGAGGACACGGTCAGCCTGCGCCGCATCCTCAACGTGCCCAAGCGCGGCATCGGCGCGCGGGCCGAGGAGGCAGTGGAGCTCTTCGCCGCCCGGGAGCGGATCACGTTCTCCCAGGCACTGCGCCGGGTGGACGAGGCGCCCGGTATCGCCACCCGCTCGGCCAAGGCGATCCAGTCCTTCGTGGCGCTGCTGGAGGAACTCGGCGAGATGGTGCCGACCGGCACGCCGGCCGAGATCGTCGAGGCGGTGCTGAGCAAGACCGGGTACCTGTCCGAGCTCGCCGAGTCCAAGGACCTCCAGGACGAGAGCCGGGTGGAGAACCTGGAGGAGTTCGTGGACGTGGCGCGGGAGTTCGAGCACACCTTCGCGACACTGCTGGAGGAGGAGCCCTCCGACGAGGAGGACGGCGAGGCCGGCGCGGGCGGGGAGTCCGGCGGGGCCGGATCGGCGCTCGACCCGGGCGATCCGACGCTCGTCGACTTCCTGGAGCGCATCGCCCTGGTCGCCGACACCGACCAGATCCCCGACGCGGACGACGAGGGCGGGGTGGTCACGCTGATGACGCTGCACGCGGCCAAGGGGCTGGAGTTCCCGGCGGTGTTCCTGACCGGCCTGGAGGACGGGGTCTTCCCGCACACCCGGACGCTGGGGGACAAGACGGAGCTGGAGGAGGAGCGGCGGCTGGCCTACGTCGGCATCACGCGTGCCCAGAAACTGCTCTACCTGAGCCGGGCCGCCGTGCGCAGTGCCTGGGGGACTCCGTCCTACAACCCGGCGTCGCGCTTCCTCGACGAGATCCCCTCCCCGCTGGTGGACTGGCGGCGAGCGGAGTCCACGCTGGCGCCGCCGCCCAGCCGGGGCCTGTCCGGCGGATGGGGCGGCGGGGGATCGGCCACCGGCTTCGGCGGGGGCTTCGGTGGCGGATCGCGTGCGCGCGGGGGCACGGCCAGGCCGACCAAGGAGGCCCCGACGCTGAGCGTGGGCGACCTGGTGAACCACGACTCCT
This genomic interval carries:
- a CDS encoding UvrD-helicase domain-containing protein; translation: MSSQEQLLEGLNGPQRDAVTHSGAPLLIVAGAGSGKTRVLTHRIAYLMAERGVRPGEILAITFTNKAAAEMKERIEALLGTRAANTMWTMTFHSACVRVLRREGHRLGYPSSFTIYDSNDSARLMQLVCKEMDLDPKRFPPKAFSAQVSNLKNELVDYDTFAEQAQTEQEKKLAEAYQLYQRRLHEAGAMDFDDLIMITVNLFQMFPDVVEHYRRRFRHVMVDEYQDTNHAQYVFVRELVGAAEDSDTSVVPPAELCVVGDADQSIYAFRGATIRNILEFERDFPDARTILLEQNYRSTQNILSAANAVIDRNEGRPAKSLWSEQGEGPAITGYVADNEHDEAAFVVGEIDRLTDDGTLRPGQVAVFYRTNAQSRVFEDVFIRTGLPYKIVGGVRFYERKEIRDILAYLRVLANPEDTVSLRRILNVPKRGIGARAEEAVELFAARERITFSQALRRVDEAPGIATRSAKAIQSFVALLEELGEMVPTGTPAEIVEAVLSKTGYLSELAESKDLQDESRVENLEEFVDVAREFEHTFATLLEEEPSDEEDGEAGAGGESGGAGSALDPGDPTLVDFLERIALVADTDQIPDADDEGGVVTLMTLHAAKGLEFPAVFLTGLEDGVFPHTRTLGDKTELEEERRLAYVGITRAQKLLYLSRAAVRSAWGTPSYNPASRFLDEIPSPLVDWRRAESTLAPPPSRGLSGGWGGGGSATGFGGGFGGGSRARGGTARPTKEAPTLSVGDLVNHDSFGMGRVELVEGAGDKTKARIDFGADIGEKDFLVKYAPIEKL